A single Choristoneura fumiferana chromosome 9, NRCan_CFum_1, whole genome shotgun sequence DNA region contains:
- the LOC141431380 gene encoding egalitarian protein homolog, with protein MESMEYELARNLTLLFFVERLLDKGEPRTLHDLSCQFGAKGFTKEMRQIAGGSQSGLKKFLAQYPALFNIDGDYVDINTFQKHLSGAGASSNNDYIEEAKEYFASKMIQYGEGTEVPIKSLLGHRSQASPQVRHISGQRIKEFKDFLLKHPDTFHIVDDNVILVSENHRRGNTCSNSEQFHNLPVAHINTDTAQQLLDYVAQCIEVKGPVMVDQLFHLIVSRFPQEYWYQVFNSPADLNAFLKLFSDSFHVQSNLVTLISKPKIPVMYLNAKAKSKTESPKPMAEEKPVSPAPPTVVSPTPSDGKQSPANRILSPTESPRGQQANLANQTLKQRINSIVIKNLAENMVRDRVNNHLNARSSEETNGTPSIRNNLMGEAWRQKVLQCTTVIASVRECASLIDSIMNPKRNSKSIVSFDCEGINLGLKGVLTLCQIATINGEVYILDIMACPGMVVEGKIKELLESENVIKIIHDCRNDSVNLHNQFEITLKNVFDTQAAHAVLQLQQQGVPVYKVKNLSLNALCELYNAPMNPMKEQLKNVYRRDQRYWARRPLSKDMIIYAASDVLSLVNPAIFAYMSSNIKPDNQQLFEELSNEQVFMHIQPTEVKLRKRQRKINTEVGELKQKLAETTKNIVLSNREIRLLRYLELTEEEKEKLKGCHKISKKLEKLEAIGQEKDSDSEDDERENEMASLESNPSDSISSPHSTQPPSLTESMQMMDEILSDTNMDKVEKINRLEAILSAVAPLSGELDDRFSQTMEQTLPLLKNKDWSNLSQILNIGDSDRKNCSCRCHNSTYDDVKCNDLNQTKKAEIGSQTLSTGDIVITRIHFREEDKANERIVDASPVSKRGINMS; from the coding sequence ATGGAATCAATGGAATATGAGCTCGCCAGAAACCTCACTCTGTTGTTTTTCGTGGAACGCCTGCTCGATAAAGGCGAGCCGAGAACGTTGCACGACTTGTCCTGTCAGTTTGGTGCCAAGGGGTTCACGAAGGAGATGCGGCAGATCGCTGGCGGGTCGCAGTCGGGCTTGAAGAAGTTCCTGGCGCAGTACCCGGCGTTGTTCAACATAGACGGGGACTATGTCGATATCAACACATTCCAGAAGCATCTCAGCGGGGCGGGCGCGTCCTCAAACAACGACTACATCGAGGAGGCGAAGGAGTACTTCGCGAGTAAGATGATCCAGTACGGTGAAGGCACAGAGGTGCCCATCAAGAGTCTGCTCGGCCACCGCAGCCAGGCGTCCCCTCAGGTACGTCACATCTCCGGGCAACGCATCAAAGAGTTCAAAGATTTCTTGCTCAAACACCCGGACACATTTCACATTGTTGACGATAATGTCATTCTAGTCAGTGAGAACCACAGGCGCGGCAACACATGCAGTAACTCAGAGCAGTTCCACAACCTGCCCGTTGCTCACATCAACACGGACACAGCGCAACAGCTGCTTGATTATGTTGCACAATGCATAGAGGTGAAGGGACCGGTTATGGTCGATCAGCTTTTCCATCTTATTGTCTCCCGGTTTCCACAGGAATACTGGTATCAAGTGTTCAATTCACCtgccgatttgaatgcattcCTGAAACTGTTTTCCGATAGTTTTCATGTACAATCCAACCTTGTTACACTAATTAGTAAACCAAAAATACCTGTAATGTATCTAAACGCAAAAGCGAAATCAAAGACTGAATCACCAAAGCCTATGGCCGAGGAGAAACCTGTGTCCCCCGCGCCGCCTACAGTAGTGAGCCCTACCCCTTCAGATGGTAAGCAGAGCCCTGCTAACAGAATACTCAGCCCTACTGAATCTCCCCGAGGTCAACAAGCAAACCTTGCTAATCAAACATTGAAGCAAAGAATTAATTCAATTGTTATTAAAAACTTAGCTGAGAATATGGTCCGAGACAGAGTGAACAATCATTTAAATGCCCGTAGCTCCGAGGAGACAAATGGAACTCCGAGCATTAGAAACAACCTCATGGGTGAAGCTTGGAGACAAAAAGTACTGCAATGCACAACAGTTATAGCCAGCGTGAGAGAGTGCGCTTCACTGATTGATAGCATTATGAATCCTAAACGGAATTCTAAAAGCATTGTGTCCTTTGACTGTGAAGGAATAAACCTTGGACTAAAAGGTGTACTTACACTCTGTCAAATAGCGACCATAAATGGTGAAGTATACATTCTAGATATAATGGCATGCCCAGGCATGGTTGTTGAAGGCAAGATAAAAGAGCTTCTCGAAAGCGAAAATGTAATTAAGATAATTCATGACTGTAGGAATGATTCAGTCAATTTGCACAATCAGTTTGAGATCACTTTGAAGAATGTTTTTGATACTCAAGCTGCTCATGCAGTTTTGCAGTTGCAGCAACAAGGTGTGCCTGTTTATAAAGTCAAAAATCTGAGTCTTAATGCTTTGTGTGAACTTTATAATGCTCCTATGAATCCTATGAAGGAACAACTTAAAAATGTTTACCGCAGAGACCAGCGCTACTGGGCCAGACGTCCATTGTCAAAAGATATGATAATTTATGCTGCCTCAGATGTGTTATCCTTGGTTAATCCTGCTATTTTTGCATACATGTCATCCAATATTAAGCCTGACAACCAGCAGCTATTTGAGGAACTGAGCAATGAACAAGTCTTCATGCACATCCAACCTACAGAAGTGAAATTAAGGAAAAGGCAAAGAAAAATTAATACAGAGGTTGGGGAGTTGAAACAGAAATTAGCTGAGACCACTAAGAATATTGTTCTTAGTAACAGGGAAATCAGATTATTGAGATATTTAGAGCTCACAGAAGAAGAGAAAGAGAAGCTAAAGGGTTGtcataaaatttcgaaaaaattggAGAAATTGGAAGCTATTGGGCAGGAAAAAGATTCAGACTCAGAAGATGATGAGAGGGAGAACGAAATGGCTAGTTTAGAGTCCAATCCTTCTGAttctatttcatcccctcactcCACTCAACCTCCTAGTCTCACAGAGTCAATGCAAATGATGGACGAAATCTTATCAGATACAAACATGGACAAGGTCGAGAAGATTAATCGCCTTGAAGCCATCTTATCTGCTGTAGCGCCGCTCAGCGGGGAACTGGACGACAGATTCTCGCAAACAATGGAGCAAACACTGCCACTGCTCAAGAATAAGGACTGGTCGAACTTGAGTCAGATCCTTAACATTGGAGACTCTGATAGGAAGAATTGTTCTTGTAGATGCCATAACTCCACTTACGACGATGTCAAGTGCAATGATCTCAATCAAACCAAGAAGGCGGAGATCGGTTCCCAGACCCTCAGCACGGGAGACATCGTAATTACAAGGATTCACTTCAGGGAGGAGGACAAGGCTAACGAGAGGATTGTCGACGCTTCCCCAGTTAGCAAACGAGGCATCAACATGTCTTGA